From a region of the Pseudoclavibacter endophyticus genome:
- a CDS encoding rhamnan synthesis F family protein encodes MSARVSIVTRTKDRPLLLERAFRSVLGQTFSDYEMIIVNDAGDPAPVEALIAQFAEEASGRVRLVSNETSAGREAAMNTGFDAAAGEFLVLHDDDDSWAPDFLERTIGHLDEHLEDGGVAVRTEVVFERIEDGRVIEEAREILAEDLHAVRLADTIRRSTVPPISFVFRRSVFEAVGPIRGDLPVLADWEFLLRVLSATTVGFIDGEPRAFWHQRKSSTGDEGNSVIVDAGDHRDYMGRIRDEYLRKSVASGNDLGQLLFISGLFDEVERNAAGSGRLTAELIRAGQLAQSEHLQGVHAELQQEIARIDERQKRIEATQQRMNELLDYSRPVIGGLRKLMAPGLAARRGARRLLGRRTESTAPAAASDSTTTPGGPTEAASAPAPATRRRHREDTRVSDRVTKRIAFYLFFDADGQVDDYVVYKLEQLRQHTSHIFVVSNGPLTPAGRQRLEGVADTVWERQNVGFDVWGYKEAQEQFGWDRLGEYDELILLNYTFFGPIFPFAEVFDRMDAEDVDFWGLTEHAEVDPHPHHGSGVMPRHIQSHWIAVRRQMFSSEEYRAYWRDMPMISSYDESVDRHEARFLAHFEQAGFVSRVAFPLEDYPSDHPIFDDIVLMLRDRLPIVKRRLFFHDPLYLDRYAIIARDAMSEIERSPYPSDLIWRNVTRAAKPRTLATNLSLTEVLPEQTFPDGHPGALDRSSLPNIAVVCHLYYDDLVGEILDSVGTIPGPVDLFITTSDDAKRARIEAAINASTFIGGSDVRVVESNRGRDISAFIVGCGDVLRDEKYELIVKIHGKKSAQDGYNIGTWFKRHLIDNLLASPGYTENLVALFQRHATLGMAFPPTIHTGYPTMGHAWFANKAPAKKFAERLGITVPFDDSTPLSSYGSMFVARREAIASLTDLGLTWEDFPAEGGYKDGTLAHVIERMFSYVALANGFHVRTVMSPELAGINYSFLEYKYQAVSAFLPGYGIDQVAYLESAHGGVSSPVGLAKRLVEGKPAIANAIRPAYRAARSVYRRARGR; translated from the coding sequence ATGTCTGCCCGCGTGAGCATTGTCACTCGTACGAAGGATCGCCCGCTGCTGCTCGAGCGAGCATTTCGGAGCGTCCTGGGGCAGACCTTTAGCGACTACGAGATGATCATCGTCAATGATGCGGGCGACCCGGCACCCGTCGAAGCCCTCATCGCTCAGTTCGCCGAGGAGGCCAGCGGCCGAGTGCGGCTCGTGTCGAACGAGACCTCGGCCGGCCGCGAGGCGGCCATGAACACCGGGTTCGATGCCGCCGCCGGAGAGTTCCTGGTCCTTCACGATGACGACGATTCGTGGGCTCCCGACTTCCTCGAGCGCACGATCGGGCACCTCGATGAGCACCTTGAAGACGGGGGCGTCGCCGTGCGCACCGAGGTGGTCTTCGAACGGATCGAAGACGGCCGGGTCATCGAAGAGGCTCGCGAGATCCTGGCCGAGGACCTGCACGCCGTGCGGCTTGCCGATACGATCCGTCGCAGCACGGTACCGCCGATCTCGTTCGTGTTTCGCCGGTCGGTGTTCGAAGCGGTCGGTCCCATTCGCGGCGACCTGCCCGTGCTGGCCGACTGGGAGTTCCTCCTGCGCGTGCTGTCGGCGACGACGGTGGGGTTCATCGACGGCGAGCCGCGCGCCTTCTGGCATCAGCGCAAGAGCTCGACCGGTGACGAGGGCAACAGCGTCATCGTCGATGCCGGAGACCACCGCGACTACATGGGGCGGATTCGCGACGAGTACCTGCGGAAGTCCGTCGCGTCGGGCAACGACCTCGGCCAGTTGCTCTTCATCTCGGGCCTATTCGACGAGGTCGAGCGGAACGCCGCCGGCTCAGGGCGTCTTACCGCCGAGCTGATTCGCGCGGGCCAACTCGCCCAATCAGAACACCTCCAAGGCGTGCATGCTGAACTCCAGCAGGAGATCGCGCGCATTGACGAGAGACAGAAGCGCATTGAGGCGACGCAGCAGCGAATGAACGAGCTGCTCGACTACAGCCGCCCCGTCATCGGTGGGCTCCGCAAGCTGATGGCGCCCGGACTCGCTGCACGGCGCGGTGCTCGGCGGCTGCTCGGGCGGCGTACGGAGTCGACGGCACCGGCGGCGGCTTCCGACAGCACGACGACGCCAGGTGGGCCGACGGAAGCGGCGTCGGCGCCGGCGCCCGCGACCCGCAGACGACACCGCGAAGACACGCGCGTGTCCGACCGAGTGACGAAGCGAATCGCGTTCTACCTGTTCTTCGACGCGGACGGGCAGGTGGACGACTATGTCGTCTACAAGCTGGAGCAACTCCGTCAGCACACGTCCCACATCTTCGTCGTCTCGAATGGGCCGCTCACGCCGGCTGGACGACAACGCCTCGAGGGTGTCGCCGACACGGTCTGGGAGCGCCAGAACGTCGGCTTCGACGTGTGGGGTTACAAGGAGGCGCAGGAGCAATTCGGGTGGGACCGCTTGGGCGAGTATGACGAGTTGATCCTGCTGAATTACACGTTCTTCGGCCCGATCTTCCCGTTCGCCGAGGTCTTTGACCGGATGGATGCCGAAGACGTCGATTTCTGGGGGCTCACTGAGCACGCGGAGGTCGACCCGCATCCGCACCACGGCAGCGGGGTCATGCCGCGACACATCCAGTCGCACTGGATCGCGGTGCGCCGGCAAATGTTCTCCTCGGAGGAATACCGGGCGTACTGGCGCGACATGCCCATGATCTCGTCATACGACGAATCGGTCGACCGGCACGAGGCGCGGTTCCTCGCGCACTTCGAGCAAGCCGGCTTCGTCTCGCGCGTTGCATTCCCCCTCGAGGACTACCCCTCGGATCATCCGATCTTCGACGACATCGTGCTCATGCTTCGCGACAGGCTGCCGATCGTGAAGCGACGCCTGTTCTTCCACGACCCGCTGTATCTCGACCGGTACGCGATCATCGCACGCGATGCGATGTCCGAGATCGAGCGCAGCCCCTACCCGAGCGATCTGATCTGGCGCAACGTCACCCGCGCAGCGAAGCCACGCACACTGGCCACCAACCTCTCGCTGACCGAGGTCCTCCCCGAGCAGACGTTCCCCGATGGTCACCCGGGCGCCCTCGACCGATCGTCACTCCCGAACATCGCTGTCGTCTGCCATCTCTATTACGACGATCTCGTCGGCGAGATCCTCGACTCCGTTGGCACGATCCCCGGTCCCGTCGACCTCTTCATCACGACGAGCGACGACGCGAAGCGGGCTCGTATCGAGGCCGCGATCAACGCGTCCACATTCATCGGTGGCAGCGACGTCCGAGTCGTCGAATCGAACCGCGGCCGCGACATCTCGGCCTTCATCGTGGGCTGTGGTGACGTGCTCCGCGACGAGAAATACGAACTGATCGTCAAGATCCACGGGAAGAAGTCGGCGCAGGACGGCTACAACATCGGAACGTGGTTCAAACGGCATCTCATCGACAACCTGCTCGCGAGCCCGGGCTACACGGAGAACCTCGTTGCCCTATTCCAGCGGCACGCCACGTTGGGTATGGCGTTCCCCCCGACCATCCACACCGGATATCCGACGATGGGGCATGCGTGGTTCGCGAACAAGGCGCCGGCGAAGAAGTTCGCAGAGCGCCTCGGCATCACCGTGCCCTTCGACGATTCGACGCCGTTGTCGTCCTACGGTTCGATGTTCGTCGCGCGCCGCGAAGCCATCGCCTCGCTCACCGACCTCGGACTCACGTGGGAGGACTTCCCGGCTGAGGGCGGCTACAAGGACGGCACGCTCGCGCATGTGATCGAGCGCATGTTCAGCTATGTCGCGCTTGCGAACGGATTCCATGTCCGTACCGTGATGAGCCCGGAGCTCGCTGGTATCAACTACTCATTCCTCGAGTACAAGTATCAGGCCGTCAGTGCGTTCCTGCCGGGATACGGCATCGACCAGGTGGCGTACCTGGAGTCCGCGCACGGTGGGGTATCGTCGCCGGTCGGCTTGGCGAAACGCCTTGTCGAGGGCAAGCCGGCCATCGCGAATGCGATTCGTCCCGCTTACCGGGCTGCGCGCAGCGTGTACCGCCGAGCCCGCGGCCGTTGA
- a CDS encoding acyltransferase family protein, translating into MPLTLQQAFDPRANSIGFLRWLMAFAVIFSHSGPLAGFYGGEDLGIQVSSEQSIGGVAVAGFFFFSGFLITKSRMGRSSIFRYFWRRALRIFPAFWLALLTTAFVLAPIAWFQGAGTMDGYWNATNESPFTYFLNNMWLTLGQRNIAEMGQSIPYAEHGGYDWNGSAWTLLYEFRAYIIVGLLGLFGMLANRWIGGAFALGLIVLNAMTWSGMVDMLRISSILDNPFNVMFFAPFAFGMLFALFGDKIPIDDRLAVAALLFAVLAYTTGGWNVWGQYGFLYFVMWFAVRATALRNWEKFGDFSYGIYIFAWPLMQFGAYFGLHETGWFVYHLVIVIAAHLCAFVSWHAIEKPAMSLKNWTPAPLAWALDRLRPLDAAVKRRTVNPDFSTAPYARTLRDARAIVPAASTQSAGDRR; encoded by the coding sequence ATGCCGTTGACGCTGCAACAGGCGTTCGACCCCCGGGCCAACAGCATTGGATTCCTGCGGTGGCTCATGGCATTCGCCGTGATCTTCAGCCATTCTGGGCCTCTTGCCGGTTTCTACGGTGGCGAGGACCTTGGCATCCAGGTCTCGAGCGAGCAGTCGATCGGCGGCGTCGCGGTCGCCGGGTTCTTTTTCTTCTCCGGCTTCCTCATCACGAAGTCGCGCATGGGGCGCTCGTCGATCTTCCGCTACTTCTGGCGGCGCGCGCTGCGCATCTTTCCGGCGTTCTGGCTCGCCCTGCTCACGACTGCGTTCGTGCTCGCTCCCATCGCCTGGTTCCAAGGTGCCGGCACGATGGACGGCTACTGGAACGCCACGAACGAGTCGCCGTTCACCTACTTCCTCAACAACATGTGGCTGACGCTCGGCCAGCGGAACATCGCCGAAATGGGCCAGTCGATCCCCTATGCCGAGCACGGTGGCTACGACTGGAACGGGAGCGCCTGGACCCTGCTGTACGAGTTCCGCGCGTACATCATCGTCGGGCTCCTCGGCCTCTTCGGCATGCTCGCGAACCGGTGGATCGGGGGCGCATTCGCGCTCGGCCTGATCGTGCTCAACGCCATGACATGGTCGGGCATGGTCGACATGCTTCGCATCTCGTCGATCCTCGACAACCCGTTCAACGTCATGTTCTTCGCGCCATTCGCGTTCGGCATGCTGTTCGCGCTCTTCGGCGACAAGATCCCCATTGACGACCGGCTGGCGGTGGCGGCGCTGCTCTTCGCCGTCCTCGCGTATACGACCGGGGGCTGGAACGTGTGGGGGCAGTACGGGTTCCTGTACTTCGTGATGTGGTTCGCCGTGCGGGCCACGGCGCTCCGGAACTGGGAGAAGTTCGGCGACTTTTCCTACGGCATCTACATCTTCGCGTGGCCGCTGATGCAGTTCGGCGCTTACTTCGGGTTGCACGAGACCGGCTGGTTCGTCTACCACCTCGTGATCGTGATCGCCGCGCACCTGTGCGCGTTCGTCTCGTGGCACGCGATCGAAAAGCCCGCCATGAGCCTGAAGAACTGGACCCCGGCTCCCCTTGCCTGGGCCCTCGATCGATTGCGACCACTCGATGCCGCCGTCAAACGGCGCACCGTCAACCCCGACTTCTCGACGGCGCCGTACGCGCGCACGCTCCGGGACGCCCGCGCAATCGTCCCGGCCGCGTCGACGCAGTCGGCGGGTGACCGGCGATGA
- a CDS encoding alginate O-acetyltransferase AlgX-related protein has product MTAGTGGPAEHSGLRDAPGDLAERVHAPSALRRWWRRWSLVPLCVLMVAVIAATVAGFVARERIAQALVEAPVESATSGDSLPGGCAPPLAALPAHQPWLGQARSTSESTYRLNSAGAPGVIEGADGFVFWADEQANNFSQAIGRRVLSQEEMDAWYGAMSSLRDRLDEQGIDLVIQVVPAKWSVYPDKLPAWTNNIVGSTTLDYLRYAHPDLPVMDMRERLRAAAEEQSVYTPLNSHWTDFGGTVGWQALAECLTAVDPERYAGLAPLDISGFDLQPASNEFESFGYTDDDPIDAVPVWAAPPPEMQLTMADGTVASEPTDRPVDMLELPVTTENPSAQSAATALIFRDSQGDSIAAGWQAGFTTTWQYPHNLDKPEQAVDYFSVALEHEPDVVIIELTERHLNFVPPITY; this is encoded by the coding sequence ATGACCGCGGGGACCGGGGGACCGGCCGAGCACTCCGGCCTGCGCGACGCCCCGGGCGATCTCGCCGAGCGCGTTCACGCCCCGAGCGCGCTTCGCCGCTGGTGGAGGCGGTGGTCGCTCGTGCCGCTGTGCGTGCTCATGGTCGCCGTCATCGCGGCGACGGTCGCCGGGTTCGTGGCGCGCGAGCGCATCGCACAGGCGCTTGTCGAAGCGCCCGTCGAGTCGGCGACGAGCGGTGACAGCCTCCCCGGAGGGTGTGCCCCGCCGCTCGCCGCACTCCCCGCTCACCAGCCATGGCTGGGACAGGCTCGGTCGACGAGCGAATCGACGTACCGGCTCAATTCCGCCGGCGCACCGGGCGTCATCGAGGGTGCCGACGGATTCGTGTTCTGGGCAGACGAGCAGGCCAACAACTTCTCGCAGGCGATCGGACGCCGCGTGCTCTCGCAGGAAGAGATGGACGCCTGGTACGGGGCCATGAGCTCGCTCCGGGACCGACTCGACGAGCAGGGGATCGATCTCGTGATCCAGGTGGTGCCCGCGAAATGGTCGGTGTACCCCGACAAGCTTCCGGCGTGGACCAACAACATCGTGGGCTCGACGACGCTCGACTATCTGCGGTACGCGCATCCAGACCTGCCGGTCATGGATATGCGCGAGCGGCTGCGGGCGGCGGCCGAGGAGCAGAGCGTCTATACGCCGCTCAACTCGCACTGGACGGACTTCGGCGGAACGGTGGGCTGGCAGGCCCTCGCGGAATGCCTCACCGCCGTCGACCCGGAGCGGTACGCGGGCCTCGCGCCGCTCGACATCTCCGGTTTCGACCTGCAACCGGCGAGCAACGAGTTCGAGAGCTTCGGGTACACCGACGACGACCCGATCGATGCCGTGCCGGTCTGGGCGGCTCCGCCGCCCGAGATGCAGCTGACGATGGCCGATGGCACCGTCGCAAGCGAGCCGACCGACCGGCCCGTCGACATGCTCGAGCTGCCGGTGACGACCGAGAATCCGTCGGCGCAGTCGGCCGCCACGGCACTGATCTTCCGTGATTCGCAGGGCGACAGCATCGCGGCCGGCTGGCAGGCCGGCTTCACGACAACCTGGCAATACCCGCATAACCTCGACAAGCCCGAACAGGCCGTCGACTACTTCTCGGTCGCGCTCGAGCATGAGCCCGATGTGGTGATCATCGAGCTCACGGAACGCCACCTCAATTTCGTGCCCCCAATCACCTACTGA
- a CDS encoding NAD-dependent epimerase/dehydratase family protein translates to MTATPATTAPTTCLVTGGAGFIGCAVSSALSDAFDRVIAIDNLHPQVHPHERRPRALDSRVEFVHGDVTDAAMWDALLPTIGNVTVVVHLAAETGTGQSLTEATRHASVNVVGTTELLDALVRHERLPERIVLTSSRAVYGEGDWRAEDGSVVSPGQRSAAMLARGEWDFPGLTALPHRSATVAPAPTSVYGSTKLAQEHVLRSWCLAMRVTPVLFRLQNVYGPGQSLTNPYTGIVSFFAQRARAGEVIPVYEDGHIVRDFVYIDDVVDAVVRGVTGASTPTEPSGHGTRFPFDIGSGTGTTILQLAKLIAEIYGAPEPTVTGQFRNGDVRSASAVIDDAVAVLGWRPKVPVDSGVRRLCTWIDAQLDAQAPGGAS, encoded by the coding sequence ATGACCGCAACGCCCGCAACCACCGCCCCGACCACCTGTCTCGTGACCGGCGGTGCTGGGTTCATCGGCTGTGCCGTGTCGTCGGCCCTCTCCGACGCGTTCGATCGCGTCATCGCCATCGACAACCTGCATCCGCAGGTGCATCCACACGAGCGTCGACCGCGCGCGCTCGACTCACGGGTCGAGTTCGTGCACGGCGACGTCACCGATGCCGCCATGTGGGACGCCCTGCTGCCGACGATCGGCAACGTGACCGTCGTCGTGCACCTCGCCGCCGAGACCGGGACGGGACAGTCGCTCACGGAGGCGACGAGGCACGCCTCGGTTAACGTGGTCGGCACGACCGAATTGCTCGACGCGCTCGTCCGGCACGAGCGCCTGCCCGAACGGATCGTGTTGACGTCGAGTCGGGCGGTCTACGGGGAGGGCGATTGGCGAGCGGAGGACGGCAGCGTCGTGTCGCCGGGGCAGCGTTCGGCGGCCATGCTCGCTCGCGGCGAGTGGGACTTTCCCGGGCTCACGGCACTTCCGCACCGATCAGCGACCGTGGCGCCCGCCCCGACGAGCGTGTACGGATCGACGAAGCTCGCGCAGGAACACGTGCTGCGCTCGTGGTGTCTCGCGATGCGCGTGACGCCCGTGCTGTTCCGGCTGCAGAACGTCTACGGGCCGGGGCAGTCGCTGACGAATCCATACACGGGCATCGTGTCGTTCTTCGCGCAGCGGGCGCGCGCCGGCGAGGTCATTCCCGTGTACGAGGACGGGCACATCGTTCGCGACTTCGTGTACATCGATGACGTGGTCGATGCGGTTGTGCGCGGCGTCACGGGTGCGTCCACACCGACGGAGCCGTCGGGCCACGGCACACGCTTTCCGTTCGACATCGGATCCGGCACGGGCACGACGATCCTTCAGCTCGCGAAACTCATCGCCGAGATCTATGGCGCCCCGGAACCGACCGTGACCGGGCAGTTTCGCAATGGCGACGTGCGAAGCGCGTCCGCGGTCATCGACGACGCGGTCGCGGTTCTCGGGTGGCGACCGAAGGTACCCGTAGACTCTGGAGTTCGCCGCCTCTGTACATGGATCGACGCGCAACTCGACGCGCAGGCACCTGGAGGTGCGTCATAG
- a CDS encoding ABC transporter permease → MLWNLTLREIRSQYKRTALGRLWSLLNPLATIAIFSIIFGFLFQAPPPEGTNSGLHAYALWIACGIIPWTFISGSIQAAMSSITANAGLLTKVYFPRHVLVTSMVMSLVATFLVELLVVMAIMLTAAVFVTGAHGLLVLAYIPVLLVVVAITACFVLGIGLVLAVGVVYFRDIQHLWGIVNQAWFYASGVVFPIAMVESAERLLGEQGITFFGAHIPLVEIFKLNPAFHFLEAYRSVLYDFAMPGPVTWLTMLAWAAAVLLVGVLVFRTFQARIVEEL, encoded by the coding sequence TTGCTCTGGAACCTCACGTTGCGAGAGATTCGCTCGCAGTACAAGCGCACGGCGCTCGGACGGCTGTGGTCGCTTCTCAATCCTCTCGCGACCATCGCCATCTTCTCCATCATCTTCGGCTTCCTGTTCCAAGCGCCACCGCCGGAAGGCACCAATTCGGGCCTGCACGCCTACGCCCTCTGGATCGCGTGCGGCATCATTCCATGGACCTTCATCTCGGGCTCCATCCAGGCCGCCATGAGCTCAATCACCGCCAACGCGGGACTGCTCACAAAGGTGTACTTCCCGAGACACGTGCTCGTGACCTCGATGGTGATGTCGCTCGTGGCCACGTTCCTCGTCGAACTCCTGGTGGTTATGGCGATCATGCTCACCGCCGCGGTCTTCGTGACGGGTGCCCACGGACTCCTCGTGCTCGCGTACATCCCGGTGCTGCTCGTGGTCGTCGCGATCACCGCGTGTTTCGTGCTGGGCATCGGGCTCGTCCTCGCGGTCGGCGTCGTGTATTTCCGTGACATCCAGCACCTGTGGGGCATCGTCAATCAAGCGTGGTTCTACGCCTCGGGTGTCGTGTTCCCCATCGCAATGGTCGAATCGGCCGAGCGGCTACTCGGCGAGCAGGGAATCACGTTCTTCGGCGCGCACATTCCACTCGTCGAGATCTTTAAACTCAACCCCGCTTTCCACTTCCTCGAGGCGTATCGCTCGGTGCTCTACGACTTCGCGATGCCAGGCCCCGTCACGTGGCTCACGATGTTGGCCTGGGCGGCAGCCGTGCTCCTGGTCGGTGTGCTGGTTTTCCGGACGTTCCAAGCCCGCATCGTGGAGGAGCTGTAA
- a CDS encoding ABC transporter ATP-binding protein: MTKPSAITIDGVSKTFRVYRDRNQSLKATVLSRSRGKYREFTALDDVSLEIPEGKTFGLLGNNGSGKSTLLKCIARILEPNAGTITHRGRIAAMLEVGSGFHPELSGRENVYLNGSILGMTKAEIDRKFDAIVDFSGVEQFIDQPVKNYSSGMYVRLGFAVSIHVDPDILLVDEVLAVGDMAFQEKCMAKFAEFKREGRTVVVVSHGLEQMRSFCDEAAWLHHGVLKDVGPAAEIVDLYSNEEHGATLVEGGGKRFGTGEAQVTKLELLHPERGDVRNLSTGDRATIRLHYRAAERIERPVFGVSVDVVNGPFLWGHTSRDSGFVPDAIEPGEGTIDIEIPSVTFRPLNAYLSASIQDFDGTHNYDVWQRAFTFSVGPGTPIESGGLVTLGSKFGNLTPPRPIEAPPVRRADRED, translated from the coding sequence ATGACGAAGCCCTCGGCCATCACGATCGACGGCGTCTCGAAGACGTTCCGGGTGTACCGCGACCGGAATCAATCGCTCAAGGCGACCGTGCTCAGTCGCAGCCGTGGTAAGTATCGGGAGTTCACGGCCCTCGATGACGTGTCGCTCGAGATTCCGGAAGGCAAGACCTTCGGATTGCTCGGCAACAACGGGTCGGGTAAATCGACGCTGCTCAAGTGCATCGCGCGCATCCTCGAGCCCAATGCCGGCACGATCACGCACCGCGGCCGCATCGCCGCCATGCTCGAGGTCGGCTCGGGCTTTCATCCCGAACTCTCGGGCCGGGAGAACGTGTATCTCAACGGCTCGATCCTCGGTATGACCAAGGCCGAGATCGATCGGAAGTTCGACGCGATCGTCGACTTTTCGGGCGTCGAGCAGTTCATCGACCAGCCGGTGAAGAACTACTCGTCGGGGATGTACGTGCGTCTCGGGTTCGCCGTGTCGATCCACGTCGACCCCGACATCCTGCTCGTTGACGAAGTGCTCGCCGTCGGAGACATGGCCTTCCAAGAGAAGTGCATGGCGAAGTTTGCCGAGTTTAAGCGCGAGGGCCGTACCGTCGTTGTCGTTTCGCACGGGCTCGAACAGATGCGTTCATTCTGTGACGAAGCCGCGTGGCTGCATCACGGTGTGCTGAAGGACGTCGGGCCGGCGGCCGAGATCGTTGACCTCTACTCGAACGAGGAGCACGGTGCGACCCTGGTCGAGGGCGGTGGCAAGCGGTTTGGCACTGGGGAGGCCCAGGTCACGAAGCTCGAGCTGCTCCATCCGGAGCGTGGTGACGTGCGGAACCTGTCGACGGGCGACCGGGCCACGATTCGCCTCCACTACCGGGCCGCGGAGCGCATTGAGCGACCAGTCTTCGGCGTGTCAGTCGACGTGGTCAACGGGCCGTTCCTGTGGGGGCACACGAGCCGGGATTCTGGGTTCGTCCCGGATGCGATCGAGCCGGGTGAGGGAACCATTGACATCGAGATCCCAAGCGTGACCTTCCGGCCCCTCAACGCCTACCTGAGTGCCTCGATTCAAGACTTTGACGGCACGCACAACTACGACGTGTGGCAGCGCGCGTTCACATTCAGCGTCGGGCCGGGGACTCCGATCGAATCAGGCGGTCTCGTGACGCTGGGCTCGAAGTTCGGCAACCTCACGCCGCCGCGGCCGATCGAGGCGCCGCCGGTGCGCCGTGCTGACCGCGAGGACTGA
- a CDS encoding DUF2142 domain-containing protein yields the protein MFLIALAVVFGMHATWALLTPLGGSPDETAHIVKAAGVAHGQGYGEYVDGTQRRAFTIPTGIRAAVDKVECTALRSNAPAVCDTVTTGGPDGMITVNSTAGLYNPVFYVLVGWPALLGDGDAAVYGMRLLGALLNAIFVAAAIACLSLLPRSRILILAALGIMTPTVAFLGGMVNPNALEVSTVAAFSAALYVALTVRARGRLLWWLCGLMAIAGMLGLQVRSLSPLWFFVAVVLISVIAGWRACWELLRRRQTIAAIVLVATAGIAALASTLSSGTLAQLGDYEGQGTRWDVGLRVTLFTFFEQVPPMVGAFGWNDASIPDFAVVAYLVLVLALAATAILGTESPRGRIAVLLALAAVPILPAIVQGGSVTNSGYIWQGRYGLALVTVFVYVTAFVARPVFERLRRVMQDRLLAVTIGIVALAHATGLQILLHRYGSGIESEYSTLLFSPAWTPFGLPMLVPVLGVWIVAALWAIGAALLVQAGDREREVEMKTIDDSALDTGPSHAHADTVTP from the coding sequence GTGTTCCTGATCGCGCTCGCCGTGGTGTTCGGCATGCACGCCACGTGGGCCCTCCTGACCCCTCTCGGCGGTAGCCCCGACGAGACGGCCCATATCGTCAAAGCGGCGGGCGTGGCGCACGGCCAAGGCTATGGCGAATACGTCGACGGCACGCAACGCCGGGCGTTCACGATCCCCACCGGCATCCGCGCCGCGGTCGACAAAGTCGAGTGCACCGCGCTGCGATCGAATGCCCCCGCTGTCTGTGACACCGTGACGACCGGTGGTCCGGACGGGATGATCACTGTGAACTCGACGGCCGGTTTGTACAACCCCGTCTTCTATGTGCTCGTCGGATGGCCGGCACTGTTGGGTGATGGCGACGCCGCCGTCTACGGCATGCGGCTGCTGGGGGCGCTGCTCAATGCGATCTTCGTCGCCGCGGCGATAGCGTGCCTCTCACTCCTGCCGCGATCGCGCATCCTCATCCTCGCCGCCCTCGGCATCATGACGCCGACCGTCGCATTCCTCGGCGGCATGGTGAACCCCAACGCGCTCGAAGTGTCGACCGTCGCCGCCTTCTCCGCGGCGCTCTACGTGGCACTCACGGTCCGTGCGCGCGGTCGCCTCCTGTGGTGGCTGTGTGGGCTCATGGCCATCGCCGGAATGCTGGGGCTCCAGGTGCGAAGCCTCTCGCCGCTCTGGTTCTTCGTCGCCGTGGTGCTGATCTCCGTCATCGCCGGCTGGCGAGCCTGCTGGGAGCTGCTGCGACGGCGGCAGACGATCGCGGCCATCGTGCTCGTGGCCACGGCCGGCATCGCGGCGCTCGCGAGCACACTGAGCAGCGGCACGCTCGCACAGCTCGGCGACTACGAAGGGCAGGGGACGCGCTGGGACGTCGGTCTGCGGGTCACCCTCTTCACGTTCTTCGAACAGGTGCCGCCCATGGTCGGCGCGTTTGGCTGGAACGATGCGAGCATTCCTGATTTCGCGGTCGTTGCGTACCTCGTGCTCGTGCTGGCGCTCGCGGCCACGGCGATTCTCGGAACCGAGAGCCCGCGAGGGCGCATCGCAGTGCTGCTCGCGTTGGCTGCGGTGCCCATCCTGCCCGCGATCGTCCAAGGCGGCTCGGTCACCAACTCGGGCTACATCTGGCAGGGCCGCTACGGGTTGGCGCTCGTCACCGTATTCGTCTACGTCACCGCGTTCGTCGCTCGACCGGTGTTCGAGCGGCTGCGGCGGGTGATGCAGGACCGACTTCTGGCGGTCACGATCGGCATCGTGGCACTCGCCCATGCGACCGGGCTGCAAATCCTGCTGCATCGATACGGCTCGGGTATCGAGAGCGAGTACTCCACGCTACTGTTCTCGCCCGCATGGACCCCGTTCGGGCTACCGATGCTCGTGCCGGTCCTCGGCGTGTGGATCGTCGCCGCGCTGTGGGCAATCGGCGCGGCATTGCTCGTGCAGGCCGGTGACCGGGAGCGGGAGGTCGAGATGAAGACCATCGATGACAGCGCGCTCGACACGGGCCCGTCCCACGCGCACGCCGATACGGTCACACCGTGA